A stretch of the Acanthopagrus latus isolate v.2019 chromosome 9, fAcaLat1.1, whole genome shotgun sequence genome encodes the following:
- the ybey gene encoding endoribonuclease YbeY, giving the protein MGVLLRNLQKVVPLRRARLRRDVDMLRHILGVQKFDLGIICVDNNRIQQINHIYRKKNVPTDVLSFPFHEDLRPGKLPCPLHRDELNLGDIFLGVEFVMKQCQEDSLDLHGALTVVTAHGICHLLGYRHETEEEWTEMLQREKYILSEYNRLTGRHLEPLMKRCSQDR; this is encoded by the exons ATGGGAGTATTACTACGGAACCTCCAGAAGGTGGTGCCTCTCCGCCGCGCCAGGCTGCGCCGGGATGTTGATATGCTGAGACACATTCTGGGCGTTCAGAAATTCGACCTGGGCATCATCTGCGTGGATAACAACCGGATCCAGCAGATTAATCACATatacaggaagaaaaatgtgccTACGGATGTCCTCTCATTTCCATTCCACGAG gaCCTGAGACCTGGTAAGCTGCCATGCCCCCtccacagagatgagctgaaCCTGGGGGACATTTTCTTGGGGGTAGAGTTTGTGATGAAGCAGTGTCAGGAGGACTCGCTGGACCTGCATGGAGCCCTCACT GTCGTCACTGCACACGGTATCTGTCACCTGCTGGGCTACAGACACgagacagaggaagagtggACTGAG ATGCTGCAGAGGGAAAAATACATTCTCAGTGAGTACAACAGACTCACAGGAAGACATCTGGAGCCGCTGATGAAGAGATGTTCTCAGGACAGGTGA